A genomic region of Herbaspirillum sp. DW155 contains the following coding sequences:
- a CDS encoding TonB-dependent receptor → MKLPSPSSLCHPARRNPSPMLLAVLCAWSGSTWAQQSGPATGSSDVAALPAIEVRSTGSVAERKQLPQTSASVTADAAADSINVTDSSDALKYLPSLSVRKRYIGDTQSPLATRTTGVNASARSLVYVDGILLSALVNNNNGNGSPRWFMVAPEEIERIDVMYGPFAAEYPGNSYGAVTEITTRMPQQFEASIKAQYAQQDFSQYGASGTYRAQEVNASLGDRSGALAWRFSVNHLDSYSQPVTYITASAIPAGTTGAVLAQDRSGKNLYVLGAGNLTHTVQDTARLKVSYDFTPALTATYTLGFWQNQANASPQSFLKNARGATVYTSGFSSNDVDQQQWMQSLELRSKTEGQWDWQLAASTLSASRDLTRTSTAAFPAGQSGGAGTIADASGTGWSTLDAKGIWRAQGSAQVVSFGAHLDRYTLATPTWTTSNWISGGNGTLSSDSRGKTETSALWAQDVWRLSPSLKATLGARYEWWRAFDGSNYSTSGSTAFAVSQPEISHSGLSPKASLAWALTDDWMATLSTGRALRFPTVGELYQNVLVNGVYLQANPNLKPEKVWSTELAIEKQLREGQGKWRVSLFEERVADALISQTSIIGSGVASYTQNVDRTRQRGIEAAFERNDLLLRGFSLNGSVTWVDARILQNNGYVATTAGATSVGKRTPYVPEWRATLVASYKPDDRWTYTLAGRYSGRVYATVDNTDVNTHTYTGFDGYTVFDARVRYRIDQHWSGALGVDNLTNRDYFLYHPFPQRTVFAELKYDF, encoded by the coding sequence ATGAAGCTGCCGTCGCCATCCTCTTTATGCCATCCCGCCCGGCGCAATCCTTCACCCATGCTCCTGGCCGTGCTCTGCGCGTGGAGCGGCAGCACGTGGGCGCAGCAATCCGGTCCCGCTACCGGCAGCAGCGATGTAGCGGCCCTGCCGGCCATCGAAGTGCGCAGCACTGGCTCGGTGGCCGAACGCAAGCAACTGCCGCAGACCAGTGCCAGCGTCACCGCCGACGCCGCTGCCGACAGCATCAACGTCACCGACAGTTCGGATGCGCTCAAGTACCTGCCCAGTCTCTCGGTGCGCAAGCGCTACATCGGCGATACCCAGTCACCGCTGGCCACCCGCACCACGGGCGTCAACGCCAGTGCACGCAGCCTGGTCTACGTCGATGGCATCCTGCTCTCGGCGCTGGTGAACAACAACAACGGCAATGGCTCGCCGCGCTGGTTCATGGTGGCGCCGGAAGAGATCGAGCGTATCGACGTGATGTACGGACCTTTCGCGGCCGAGTATCCGGGCAACTCCTATGGTGCCGTCACCGAGATCACCACACGCATGCCGCAGCAGTTCGAAGCCAGCATCAAGGCCCAATACGCGCAGCAGGATTTCAGCCAGTATGGTGCTTCCGGCACGTACCGCGCGCAGGAAGTCAATGCCAGCCTGGGCGACCGCAGCGGTGCGCTGGCGTGGCGCTTCTCGGTCAATCACCTGGACAGCTATTCGCAGCCGGTGACCTACATCACCGCTTCGGCCATTCCCGCCGGCACCACCGGCGCCGTGCTGGCGCAGGACCGCAGCGGCAAGAATCTCTACGTGCTGGGGGCCGGCAATCTCACGCATACGGTGCAGGATACGGCGCGGCTGAAGGTTTCCTACGACTTCACCCCGGCGCTCACGGCCACCTACACGCTGGGCTTCTGGCAGAACCAGGCCAATGCCAGTCCGCAGAGCTTCCTGAAGAACGCCAGGGGCGCGACGGTCTACACCAGCGGTTTTTCGAGCAATGACGTGGACCAGCAGCAATGGATGCAGTCGCTGGAATTGCGCAGCAAGACCGAGGGGCAATGGGACTGGCAACTGGCGGCCTCCACCTTGTCGGCCTCGCGCGACCTGACCCGCACCTCCACTGCGGCCTTCCCGGCCGGGCAGAGTGGCGGCGCCGGCACCATTGCCGACGCCAGCGGCACCGGCTGGAGCACGCTCGATGCCAAGGGCATCTGGCGTGCGCAGGGCAGTGCCCAGGTCGTCAGCTTCGGCGCGCATCTGGACCGCTACACGCTGGCCACGCCGACCTGGACGACCAGCAACTGGATCAGTGGCGGCAACGGCACGTTGTCCTCCGACTCGCGCGGCAAGACCGAGACCTCGGCGCTGTGGGCGCAGGATGTGTGGCGTCTCTCGCCTTCGCTCAAGGCCACGCTGGGCGCGCGTTACGAATGGTGGCGCGCTTTCGATGGCAGCAATTACTCGACCTCGGGCAGCACCGCCTTTGCAGTGAGCCAGCCCGAGATCAGCCACAGTGGTCTCTCGCCCAAGGCATCACTGGCCTGGGCGCTGACCGACGACTGGATGGCCACGCTCTCGACCGGCCGCGCGCTGCGCTTCCCGACCGTGGGTGAGCTTTACCAGAACGTGCTGGTCAATGGCGTGTATCTGCAGGCCAATCCGAATCTCAAGCCCGAGAAGGTCTGGTCCACCGAACTGGCCATCGAAAAGCAGTTGCGCGAAGGGCAGGGCAAGTGGCGTGTGTCGCTCTTTGAAGAGCGGGTTGCCGATGCGCTGATCTCGCAGACGTCGATCATTGGAAGTGGGGTCGCGTCCTACACGCAGAACGTCGACCGCACGCGCCAGCGCGGCATCGAGGCGGCCTTCGAGCGCAATGATCTGTTGCTGCGCGGCTTCTCGCTCAACGGCAGCGTGACCTGGGTGGATGCGCGCATCCTGCAGAACAACGGCTACGTCGCCACCACTGCCGGCGCCACCTCGGTGGGCAAGCGCACGCCCTATGTGCCCGAGTGGCGCGCCACGCTGGTGGCCAGCTACAAGCCCGATGACCGCTGGACCTATACGCTGGCAGGCCGCTACAGCGGCCGTGTCTATGCCACCGTCGACAATACCGACGTCAATACCCACACCTACACCGGCTTCGATGGCTACACCGTCTTCGATGCGCGCGTGCGCTATCGCATCGACCAGCACTGGAGCGGCGCGCTGGGCGTGGACAACCTGACCAACCGGGATTACTTCCTGTACCACCCCTTCCCGCAGCGCACGGTGTTTGCCGAGCTGAAGTACGACTTTTGA
- a CDS encoding carbonate dehydratase: MLRRNPSGHRPQVHESAYVDHTAILCGKVIVHENVFIGPYAVIRADEVDDNGDMEPIVIGAHSNIQDGVVIHSKSGAAVTIGERTSIAHRAIVHGPCSVGDGAFIGFNSVLFNCSIGAGCVVRHNAVVDGCDLPPGFYVPSTERIGPKTDLATIPRVTVAASEFSEDVARTNNELVRGYKLLQNEF, from the coding sequence ATGCTTCGCCGCAACCCTTCCGGCCACCGGCCCCAAGTCCACGAATCTGCCTATGTCGACCACACCGCCATCCTGTGCGGCAAGGTGATCGTGCATGAGAATGTCTTCATCGGCCCCTATGCCGTGATCCGCGCCGATGAAGTCGATGACAACGGCGACATGGAGCCCATCGTCATCGGCGCCCATTCCAACATTCAGGATGGCGTGGTGATCCACTCCAAGTCGGGCGCGGCCGTGACCATCGGCGAGCGCACCTCGATCGCCCACCGCGCCATCGTGCACGGTCCCTGCTCGGTGGGCGATGGCGCCTTCATCGGCTTCAACAGCGTGCTCTTCAATTGCAGCATCGGCGCCGGCTGCGTGGTGCGCCACAATGCCGTGGTCGATGGCTGCGACCTGCCCCCGGGTTTTTATGTGCCCTCCACCGAACGCATCGGCCCCAAGACCGACCTGGCGACCATCCCGCGCGTGACGGTGGCGGCCTCCGAATTCTCGGAAGATGTGGCCCGCACCAACAATGAACTGGTCCGCGGCTACAAGCTGTTGCAGAACGAGTTCTGA